The genomic region GGCGAAGGCGCATCGGCTGTGGACCGGGCGCGCGAAGCGCAAGGCCGAATTCGAGGCGGCGAATCCCGGCATGCGCTATGGCGTCGGCTTCGCGTGCGTGCAGAAAGACTTCGGCACCGGCGCCGAAAGCGCGTTCGCGAAGGTCGAGTTCACGGCGGACGGGCGCATCGCGCTGTCGCACTCGGGCGCGGAAATCGGCACGGGAGCGTCGACGGCGCAGGCGCTCGTCGTCGCGAAATGGCTCGGCAAGCCGGCAACGGACGTCCACATGGCCGTCACCGACTGGACGGATTTGCCTGTCGTCGCGAGCGGCGATCCGTACATCATGTCGCAGGCGCAACAGGACGCGCTCGCGGCGAATCCGCGCTGGTCGCCCACGTACATGTCGCCGGCGAGCGCGACCAACTCCGCGTACTACTTCTCGCATGCGACGCGCGAAGCGGCGCGCGTCGTGTTTCGTCACGGCCTGTGGCCGGCGGCGATGGCGATCTGGGGGCAGGGCATCGGCGGCGGTCAGGCGGCATCGTTCGTCGTGCGTATCGAAGACGCCCGCTGGATCGACGGCACGCTCACCGCCGATGGCCTCGCGCCGATCGCATTCGACGTGTTGGCGAAGAAGGCGCACGAACTCGGCCTCGCGACAGGCGCGGTCGTGCACACGTTCAACCGCTGGCAGTGGAGCGAGGCGCAGTTCGACATCGCGGGCAGCGTGGAGCAGCTTCCCGTCGATGGCTTGTCCGTGCGCTTCGGCGGCGAGCCTGCGCGCAAGTCCGGCAGGGCGACGAAGAACGGCTACGACGTGCTCGACCGCAAGCGCGTGATGATCCCGCCCGTGCAACGCAACAACGCGACGGTCACGTATTACAGCGCGGTCGGCACGCTCGTCGAAATGTGCGTGAACGAGGCGAGCGGCAAGGTGGAATTGCTGTCGCATCACTCGATCATGGAGTGCGGCAACCAGATCGCGCCGGCGCTCGTATCGGGCCAGTTGCAGGGCGGCCTCGCGATGGGCATCGGACACGCGCTGCACGAATATCTGCCGCTCTACGAGGACGGTCCGGGCAACGGCACGTGGAACTTCAACCGCTATCGCCTGCCGCTCGCAAGCGATGTCGCCGTGTGGAAGCAGACCGGCGAAGTGCTGCCGCCGCTCAGCGAGACCGATCCGCCGAAGGGCATCGCCGAAGTAGTGATGATTCCGGTGGTCGGAGCCATCGTCAACGCGATCGCGCATGCGATCGGCCATCGCTTCACCGCACTGCCGGTGACGCCGCAAAACATTCAGGAGGTGCTCGCATGACGGCGATCCAATCCGCCGCGGGCGTCGAGATGCGCTCGCTCTCGATGACCATCAACGGCAACAAGGTCGGCCCGATGCAAGTGCCCGCCGGCCTGCCGATGATCGATTTCCTGCACGAGTACGTCGGGCTGACCGGCTCGCGGCTCGGCTGCGGGCAAGGCGTGTGTCATGCGTGCGTGGTTATCGTCGATCGCGTGGACGGCACGAGCGAGGAAGTGCGCAGTTGCATCAACGGCGCGCATTTCTTCGATGGCAAGACGGTGCGAACCATCGAAGGACACGCGAAGCGCAACGAGCACGGCGAAGTCGTGGAACTCGCGCCGGTGCAGCAGAAGTTTCTCGAACACTTCAGCTTCCAGTGCGGCTACTGCACGCCCGGTTTCGTCAACGCGGCGACAGTGCTGCTCGAAAGATTGAAGCGCGAGCCGATCACGAAAGACCGCATCGAAGCGACGATCATGGACGCGCTCAACGAGCACATCTGCCGCTGCACAGGCTACGTGCGTTATTACGAGGCCGTGAAGGATCTCGTGCTGTCCACGCCCGGACTCGTGAAGGACGCCGCATGATGCGCTCGCCATTCACCCGTTCCCGGTTGCGCGCCGTCGTTCTCGCGCTCGTCGCGTCCGGCGCTTGTGCGCTGAGTGCGTGCGACAGTCATCGCGAAAACGCGACGCCGAACGCATCTTCGCCCGCGCTCCTCGCTCGCGGACGCTATCTCGCGCAAGCCGCCGATTGCGCCGCATGCCACACGGCGACAGGCGGCGCGCCGTTCGCGGGCGGCGTGAGGCTCGAATCGCAGTTCGGCACGTTCTACGGCACGAACATCACGCCGGACACGCAGTACGGCATCGGCAAGTGGAGCGCGGACGAATTTCACGCGGCGCTGCACGACGGCAAGACGCCGCACGGCAAGCTGTATCCGGCGATGCCGTACACGTCGTATCGGCAGATGTCGCGCGCGGACAGCGACGCGATCTACGCGTATCTCATGGCGCAGAAGCCCGCAGCGGTGCCGAACATCCGCGCGGATCTCAGATTCCCGTACAACGTGCGGTTCGCCGTGCGGTTGTGGGACATGCTGTTTCTCAAGGACGCGCTGCCCGATGCCTCGGCCGGGCACTCGGCCGACTGGACGCGCGGCCGTTATGTGGCCAACGCGCTCGGCCATTGCGCGGAATGCCACACGCCGCGCGGCGCGTTCGGGCAGCTTCAGGACGCGAAGACGTTCGAGGGCGGAGCGCTCGGGCGCATCGGCGCGCCGGACATCACGCCCGCCGCGCTCGCGGCGCGCGGCTGGTCGGCGGCGGATCTCCAGTCGTTCTTTTCGACGGGCGTCGCGCGTCAGGGATCGGCGTTTGCCGAGATGCATCCGGTCGTCACGCTGAGCACGCAGCATCTGAACGCCGACGATCTGCGCGGCCTCTCGACGTACCTTCTCGGCGACGCGCCCGCCGCGCCCGCGCCGCTGGCCGTGAAGACCGGCGATGCCGCGCAGTTCGTCGTGGGCCGGAACCTGTACCTCGATTCCTGCGCGGGCTGCCACGGACGCGAAGGCGAGGGCAAGCCTCACGTCGCGGTGGCGATGAACGGCAATTCCACGCTGCGTCAGACGGATGCGCGCAATCTCGTCGTCTCGATGCTGGACGGCATCGACGCGCAGCCGTTCCCCGGCGTCGAAAACATGCAGCGCATGCCCGCGTTCGCCAGCACGTACAGCGACGAGCAACTCGCGCAACTCGCGAACTATCTGCGCGTGACGTGGGGCGGGCAGCCGGGCGATGTCACCGCCGACGCCGTCAAATCATTGCGCTGAACGCGCGCCGCTGAGCGTTCACAAGAACGAAGGCCACGCATTTGCGTGGCCTTCGTGCTTTCGCCGGGTTCAAACGCGCATGCCGCGCTCGGCGAGTTGCCGCTGCAGCGTCGGCCACATCTTCGCGACCGCTTCCTCGCCCGCGAGGATCGCCGCGTTGCGCTGGCTGAAGTCGCTGCTGCTCATTGCGTTGAGATTCGGGCGGATGACCGCGTTCGCGTACTTGTCGAGTTCGTAGGCCTTGATGGACTGGCCCATGATCGTGAAGGTCTGCATCAGCACGTCGAAGGAACTTTGCGTGAGTGCGGTCTCGGGCCGCGCCGAAATGTCCACGGCGATCACGAAATCCGCGCCCATCTTGTGCGCGAACGCGGCCGGAACCGGACTGACCAACCCGCCGTCGACGTATTCGTGGTCGCCAATTCTCACTGGTTCGAAGATCGACGGCACGCTGCAGGACGCGCGCACCGCGACGCCCGTATTGCCGCGCTGAAAGAGAATCGGCTGGCCGCTTCGCAGATCGGTCGCGACGATGCCGAGCGGCTTCACCATCTTTTCGATCGGGCGATTGTCGAGCGTCTTGTTGAGATAGTTCTGCAGCGCGACGCCTTGCAGGATGCCGCGCGCGCGAAAGGGCATCGCCCAGTCGCTGATGGACGCTTCGTCCATCGTCAGCGCGAGCTTGTTGATCGCGATGCCGTTCATCCCCGATGCATAGAGCGCCGCGATGACCGAGCCCGCGCTCGTGCCCGCGACGAGGTCCACGCGCACGTTGCGCGCTTCGAGCGCCTTGATGACGCCGATATGCGCGAAGCCGCGCGCCGCGCCGCCGCCGAGCGCAAGCCCGATGCGCGGCGGGCGCTGCGATTCGGTTTTCAGCGCGGTGTCGGCATTGGAGTTGGCGTTGGCGGGCGCAACGTTGCCGCCGCCGGTGCTCGTGCACGCGGCAAGAACGGACGATGCCGCCGCGAGCGAAAACGCGCGGCGCGAAAGGCGAGGTGACGATGATTTCAAGATGCGGCTCCAGCGATGCGGCGAGTGCGCGGCGGACGGTTTTCGATGCGTTTTTCCGTGCGGTCCGCGCGTGTCGAGAAAACGGCGCGCACATCATAAAACAAAAGGCGCGCGGGCCGGCACGAAGCGCCCGGCGAGTATAATTTCGTCTCATTTCAGGCGGCGCTCGCCGCGCTCTCGTGCCGGCGCCATCGGGCGTCCGGGCGATCGGTTCAAGCGCTTCCGGCGCACGCGGCGGCTCTCGCCAGCGCCAATCATCGAGTCCATCGAGAACACAGCAATGACCCAAGTCCGTACACGCTTCGCTCCCAGCCCGACCGGCTTCATCCATCTCGGCAACATTCGCTCCGCGCTTTATCCGTGGGCGTTCGCCCGCAAGATGAAGGGAACCTTCGTGCTGCGTATCGAGGATACGGACGTTGAGCGTTCGAGCGAAGCATCGGTCGATGCGATTCTGGAAGGCATGGCGTGGCTCGGTCTCGATTTCGACGAAGGTCCTTTCTATCAGATGCAGCGCATGGACCGCTATCGCGAGGTCGTCGCCCAGATGATGGAGAAGGGACTCGCGTACCACTGCTATATGTCGACCGAGGACCTCGACGCGCTGCGCGAGCGTCAGCGCGCGGCAGGCGAGAAGCCGCGCTACGACGGCACGTGGCGTCCGGAGCCGGGCAAAGTGCTGCCGCCGGTGCCCGAAGGCGTGAAGCCCGTGGTGCGCTTTCGCAATCCGCTCGCGGGCGTCGTCGCTTGGGACGATGCCGTGAAGGGCCGCATCGAAATCTCGAACGAGGAACTCGACGACCTCGTGATCGCGCGTCCCGACGGCACGCCGACGTACAACTTCTGCGTGGTCGTCGACGATCTCGACATGGAGATCACCCACGTCATTCGCGGCGACGATCACGTCAACAACACGCCGCGTCAGATCAACATCCTGCGCGCGCTCGGCGGCGAGGTGCCTGTCTATGCGCACCTTCCGACCGTGCTGAACGAGCAGGGCGAGAAGATGAGCAAGCGGCATGGCGCGATGAGCGTGGTCGGTTATCGCGATGCGGGCTATCTGCCGGAGGCCGTGCTCAACTATCTGGCGCGGCTCGGCTGGTCGCACGGCGATGCGGAAATCTTCTCGCGCGAGCAGTTCGTCGAATGGTTCGACCTGGAGCATCTCGGCAAGTCGCCCGCGCAGTACGACCACGACAAGCTCAATTGGCTGAACGCGCATTACATCAAGGAAGCCGACAACGCGCGGCTCGCGGAGTTGACGAAGCCGTTCCTGCACCAGGCGGGCATCGACGCGGCCGCAATCGACGGCGGCGCGCCGCTCGCCCAGGTCGTCGCGCTGCTGAAGGACCGCGCATCGACGGTAAAGGAAATTGCCGAGAACGCCGCCATGTTCTATCGCGAGCCGGCGATCGATCCGCAAGACTACGCGCAGCATGTCACCGACGCGGTTCGTCCGGCAATCGCGGAGCTTCGCGCGACGCTGGAGGGCGCGGAATGGGCGAAGGAAGCGATTTCGGCGGCGCTGAAGGCGACGCTCGGCGCGCACAAGCTCAAAATGCCGCAACTGGCGATGCCGGTGCGCCTGCTCGTCGCGGGAACGACGCATACGCCGTCCATCGACGCGGTGCTGATGCTCTTCGGCCGCGAGACGGTGTTGCGCCGGCTGGAAAAAGCAGCCGCATGATCGCGAGTTGCACGCAAGGGAATGCGGCAGAGCATCCCTTGCCGCCGACGCGTGAAGCGAGGTAAAAAATTTTGCTTCACGCCGCATGAGGGTATTTACAACTTCGAAAATGGCCTATAGAATCTCGTTTCTGTTCTGCAAGGGGGTATAGCTCAGCTGGGAGAGCGCTTGCATGGCATGCAAGAGGTCAGCGGTTCGATCCCGCTTACCTCCACCAAAGAACGGATGAAGTGATTGCGAGCGTAGTAGCTAAGTTTCGAAAGTCGCAAAAAATACTTCACAAGATTCGGGAAGTTGTTTAAGATCTCGGTCTTCGCTGAATTGCGGTGCGAAAGCAGCGAGTTCGGCGGGAAAAGTGGTAAAGACGGAAGCACAAGTTTCTGTCCCCTTCGTCTAGAGGCCTAGGACATCACCCTTTCACGGTGAGTACAGGGGTTCGAATCCCCTAGGGGACGCCAGAACATCGGCGGCTGCTAGTCAAGCGCTGCGAGTTTCGCGAGGTGGCTAAACCCTCGCGAAACAATGAAAAAGCTGGAGCGGTAGTTCAGTTGGTTAGAATACCGGCCTGTCACGCCGGGGGTCGCGGGTTCGAGTCCCGTCCGCTCCGCCAACATGTTGCGAGCAGGAATCATCCGGCTGATCAGCCGGTTTTTTTTCGCCGCAGGGTAGCAAAAGAAGTTTCTGTCCCCTTCGTCTAGAGGCCTAGGACATCACCCTTTCACGGTGAGTACAGGGGTTCGAATCCCCTAGGGGACGCCAGAACATCGGCGGGTGCTAGTAACAGCGCTGCACATCGCGGGGGCCTGAAGTTTCCGCGAACGATGAAAGAGTTGGAGCGGTAGTTCAGTTGGTTAGAATACCGGCCTGTCACGCCGGGGGTCGCGGGTTCGAGTCCCGTCCGCTCCGCCAGCTCATTAAAAAAATCCAGCCTTCAGGCTGGATTTTTTTTGCCCGTTTTTTGCCGGTATTCTGCTGTCGCTTCCGTTCGTCGGGTGTCGCCATTGCTGCGACATCGCATTTTCCATTGCCAGCGCGCCCGCGCTGTCATAGTGTTGAGGCACTGTCCCGTGCCTGCACGCGTGCGATGCTCGACCCGACCGAAGATCTCTCGCTTTACCAACTCCGCCAGGCGACGATGGCCGACTTCGCCTTCGCCGAATCCCTCACGCACGACAACATGGTCGGCTATTACCGACGCCACAATCTCGTATGGCGCGGCGATCTCTTTCTGTCGAGCTGGCGCGAGTCCGAAAACTTCATCCTGCAGGCGGACGGCGTGCCGATCGGCGTGATGCGCGTCACCGAGGAAGACGATTCGCTGCATATCCGCGACGTTCAGATCGCGCAGGGCTATCGCGGGCGCGGAGCGGGTACGTTCCTGCTGAGCACCGCCCACCGCTGGGCGCGCGCGCGTGGCCTCGCCGAGTGTCAGTTGCGCGTGTTCGTCGATAACCCCGCGGCGCGTCTCTATCTGCGACTTGGCTATCGTCCGGCGGGGCCGCGGCTCGCGCAGCTTGGCGCCATCCGGCATATGGTTCGGCGCGTCTGACGCGCTATCGGCAGGCTGCGGCGCATCAGGCATTGCCGGCGTCGGGTTCATCGCTCGAATCGCGCGCGAAAAAGGCGCGAGGACTCTCGCCGAAGGCACGGCGAAACATCGCCGAGAACGCGCTCTGACTTTGATAGCCCAATTCCAGCGCCACTTGCGCGAGCGGCCGGCCCTGGCTCAATAGCGGAATGGCGCGCGCGAGCACCGCCTGTTGCCGCCATTGCGAGAAGCTCACGCCGAGTTCGCGTCTGAAAAGGCGCGCGATCGTGCGCGTGCTTGCGCCCGCCTCGGACGACCAGCGTTCGAGGTCCGAATGAGACGGATCGGCAAGCACGGCGTCGCAAAGCGCGCGCAGGCGTTTCTCGTTGGGCATCGGCACGGAAAGAGGCAGCGGCTGCGAGCGGATGATTTCGTCGAGCGCGAGTGTCCCGAGCAGGCGCTCGCGCTCGCGCGTGATCGGCTCTTCGTCCAGCGACGCGATCACTTCGCGCAGCAGCGGCGACACCTCGACGACCCGGCAAGCGCCGAGGCCCGCCGGCACGACGCTCGCGTCGACGTAGAGCGTGCGCAAGTACGCATCCTCCACAATGACCACTTCGTGCGTGACATTGGGCGGAACCCAGATGGCGCGAGAGGGCGGCACCATCCAGGTCGAGTCGGCCGTCGCGACGCGCAGCACGCCGCGCGACGTATAGGCCACCTGCGCCCACGGATGCGTATGCAACGCGATGCGAACGCCATAGGGCACTGGCCGCGAGCGCACGCGGATCGGATGCTCGAGCGTCGGCGAGTGCTCGACGGGAATGTCGAGATGCTCGACCTGCTCGACGTGCGGCAGTGAATCGGCGAACGTAGCCATGTCGGTTGAAGGCCTGCGCACATGTTTGACGGCGGCGCGACGCTGGCGCCGCAATTCGCCGATGTTAATCGACGGCTCCAAGCGCAGCAGCTTTTTGAGCGGCGATAATGCGCGCCTATCCACGTTCGTTGGAAGGAGCACTCAATCGATGCAACACGTCTTTGTCTACGGCACACTGCGCGCCGGTGAGGTGAACGACATCAACCGCGCCGCCGAGCGTCACGCGATTGCCTCGCCGACCTTCATCGGCACGGCGCACGTTCGCGGCTGGCTTTTCGATTTCGGGAAGTATCCCGGCCTCGTGCTCGATGCCGCGGGGTCGCTCGTCATCGGCGACGTCTACCGGATCGAAGATTCGCTCGTCCCCGTTCTCGATGAGATCGAAGAGGTGTATCCGGGTGTGGAGGGACTATTCCGCGCGCATCGGCTGCACGTCGAAGTACAACTGGACGGCGAAGCGCCGCACGTCGATTGCCTGGTGTACCCGGTCGAGGCGAGCGCCGTCGAGGGACTGCCGCGCATCGAAGGCGGCGATTGGGTCGCGCATCGTTTCGCGCGATGTGCGTGACGCCAATGCGTCGCAGGACAGGGAAAGATCGAGCAAAACCGGTCACGCCGCCATCGCGATGCGGTGGCGGCGTTAGCACGCCGAAGCGCTCTCGCCTTTACTCGGCGGACTGCTTCGATTTGCCGTGCGACTTCCTGTGATGGCCCGACTTGTGCATCGTCGATTGATCCATCTGCATGTTTTGCATGTTGCTCTGCTGGGATTGCAAGTTCTGCGCGCGCGATTCGATGTCGGAGATCCGTTGCGGATCGGTGCTCATCGTCACGCCGCCTTCGCTCTGCGCGTAAGCCGATGCCATCGCGCTCAAGGACAAAAGAACAGCCAGGGACACTTTCTTCATTGTTAGCTCCTAATAGCAGTTGAACCCGGGAATCGCCTGTCCGATCCGGTTGGAAAGACAATGGGCAAACAGCAAGAATCGCTCCCGATTCAGCCGGCGCGGTTCGCTTCGCAGAAGGCGATCGCGCGCACGTCTGATAACGCATCATAGGCCTGGAATCGGTCAACCATATGTCCGGCGACATTTCCGGTTCCGGCATTTCCGACCGGAGCCGCATGATACCGGCGCCCGGCGATAGTTTCCACTCCTGATCAATTCGATGCGCGGCTAGTACAGATGCAGCCAGCGCCAGACGTAGAAACGCGCAAGCCCGATGAGTTCGTGCAGCGCGAGTTCGCTATTCACGAAGTTCCAAAAGCGCGGAATCACCGTCATGGGCGTGCTCCGCACGTTCGAGACGTAGGGCTGCGGTTCATAGCCGAACGCCTCGAAGGCCCGGAGCGAGCGTCGCATGTGATAAGCGGACGTCACGACGATCAAAGCGCTGTCATGTGCGTTCCCTAGTATGGCGGCTACGTTTCTCGCGTTCTCGTAGGTGTTGTAGCTCGTGTTTTCCCGCGTGAGATCGGCGGACGGCACGCCCCGGGCCAGTACGTAAGGCGCGTAGTTATCGGCTTCCGCCTGTCCGTGATGCTCCGGATCGCCGCCGCTCAGGATCACGCGGCACGACGCGCCCGCGTCGCGGCATTGTCTGTAGAGGAGGGCGACGGCGGCGATGCGCGTCATCGAGTCATGCTTAGGCACGAGCGTCCCTTGGCGGCGATCCGTGCCGCCGCCCATTAGGATGATGGCAGTCCTGGGTGCGAACGAGGGCGGTATCGTCTGCTCATAGCCACGCTGCGCGAGACCGAGCAGCGGGCGCGCGAACCAGCCGGTGCCGAATCCCCAGATCAGCAGCAACGCGGCAATGCCAATAGGTTTGCGGCGACGCTTGCAAAGCGCAAACAATGCAAAAAAAAGCAGCAATAAAGTAAATAGAACCAATTTAATTGGGGTAACGTATTGGTTTGAAGGCAATTAGCTCCGTCATCGCGTATTCAGAGCGCATCGGCGGGCGTCGCAGTAAAGCGCGCGATCAGCGCGCTCTCAACGGGGGCTTTTAATAGAAAGCAGCACCTAACGCAAGCGGCGGCCAAACATTCGGGCTGCGATCGGCTGTAGCCGATTCGTCAGCGCAAAATTCGGCGCGCCGCGTTTAGTCGACGTCGCGGACCGTCTTGCGATAGTCACGAGCGTCGTCATGGCTGCATAGGAAGAAAGAACGAGATGACCACGTATTCCAACGAAGCGGTACTCGAAGCACTCCGCCGAGCGCAGTATCGCCAGGTTCCGTGGGCGAAACGCCCCAACGTCTTCGACCGTCTTCGCGCCCTCGGGCTGCTCGAGCTTGCGCGGCAACGCACCGTGGCACCAGCGCCCGGATTTCACGCTCCGGTCGATATCGCCGTCGTCACCGAGCGCGGCAAGCAGGAATTCTCACGGCTGTCGCGCGACGAGCGTTCCAATGACTGGGATTTGCGCCGCGCCGAACCCTACGCATTCGGCGGTCACGAGGCGGTTCTCGAAGCGAGAGTCTAGGGGGGCGCAACGTTCCCGCGGCGACATGCGGATCGGCGCACGGCCGAGGGAACGGCGTCGTCGCACGGCCCGACAGCTTCAGGCGAAAAAAAGCCCGCGTCCGGGGACACGGGCAGACCGGATCTTACTGTTGCCATGCAGTGCTCATGGCACCTTGTCTGACTGACGCGCACGCGTTGGGTTCCGCCGGCGGCGATTATCAATGATGCGGCGGTCGTTCGTCGCGTTCGTTGTCGGGGCGTGCGTGCGCGTTACTCGCGATATCGCTGCGCAAGTCTCCTCGCGGCGCCGGTGGCCCAGCGCCGTGCGCCCGGGCGATGTCCGGTGGCGACGGCGCCGGTGTTTTCGCGCTCAATCGCAGATCGGTTGCCGCGGGCGGCTGCGCCTGGACCGCTGCCGTCATGCCAGCGAGCGCCGCGAGCGCGCCTTGGACGACCAGGGTCGATGCCTTCATGCAAGTTCCTCAAGCCACGTTGGGGCGTGTCGAGTCACTCACAAGCTATGCCTGCTTGCGGCGAGCCGCTGTAAGCAATAGTAAAGAGTTGTTTCGCGCTGGCTGCGCGCGTGGAAGGCTGATGCGGAGGACAGAGCGGACGCGGTGAGCGCCCGCGATGGGGAAGCGAAGCCGGATACGCCCGGCTTCGATCAGGCGACTTGAGGCGACCTCAGGCCATCTTGACCGGCGCGCGCCACGATTCCGGATTGGTCCAGAACGCGCCGCGCAGACGGTCGCGGCTCGGCGGCGCAGGCGGTTTGACCGCGCTCGAACCGATACGCCCGCGCAACGACACTTCGCGGCCGTTGCTCGACAGACGCTTCACGATTTCCGCGAGCGTGCCGTCGGCTTGCCACTCGTCGAAGCGGCGGCGGCAAGTGGGCGGCGAGGGATAACGGCCCGGCAGCTTCGACCAGCCTTCGCCCGTCGACAAGACCCACAGCACCGCATTGACCACCGAGCGGGCTTCGACGCGCGGACGGCCGCGCCGTTCGCTGCGCGCCGGCTCCGAACAGAACAACGCCTCAACCAGCGCCCACTCGTTATCTCTCAAATCGTCGAACAGCACCATATCTCACCTCAGCGAAGCTAACCCCGGTGCGCTGCCCCGCGCCGCGCACTCTGGTCGAATCCGATGTACGAATACCAGGGAAGGCCGAAGCGACAGCGCCGAACGATGTTTCATGTATCCGCGCGTTGGCTCCGACCTCTGTGCGCAATGAAATGCGAGAACCGTGCCATGCGAGTGGTGAATCCCCGGAGAGCCGCATGGCAGTAGGCTGACGCGATGCCAGCATGGCCCGTATCAGACCCGAAACGGATTGATTAAGAAATCGGGACAATCACCAATCCTGTGCGGCAGGCCCGTCGGACGTGCGCTCGCCCGTCATGTTGCACCGCAGCGAAACGGGCGTTCGCGGGCGCGGCATCGGGCGCCGGTGTTTATACTCACGCATGAATCCGGCAATTGATGAGAAGCGTGAATGAACGCCCCCCTGAATGTGACGTTGCGGCAACTCCGCGTTTTTATCGAAGTGTCGCGGCTGCGCAGCTTCAGCCGCGCGGGCGACGAGATCGGCCTCACGCAATCGGCAGTGAGCCGTTGTGTGCGTGAGCTGGAAGGCGAGATCGGTATCAAGCTGATCGACCGGACGACGCGCGAAGTGCAGTTGACCGATGTCGGCACGAATCTCGTCGGCACGGTGTCGCGTCTTCTCGCCGATCTCGACGAAGCCCTGCGCGAGGTGCGCGACTTAGGCCAGCAGCGCCGTGGCCGCGTGATCGTCGCGGCGAGCCCGACCATCGCGTGCCGCCTGATGCCGCGCGTGATCGCGTCGTGCTCGCGCCAGTTTCCGTTGATCTCGCTGAGTCTTCGCGACGACGTCCAGTCCGACGTGCTGCGCAAGGTCAAGTCGGGCGAGGTCGATTTCGGCGTCGTGATCGGCCCGTTTTCCGCCGACGACCTGCACGGCGAACCCGTGACGACGGATTCCTTCTGCCTCGTGGCCCGGCGCGACCATCGGCTCGCGCAGGAGCGCGCCGTGCCGTGGGACGCGCTCGCGGGCGAGCGGCTCGTGATGCTCGATTACGCTTCCGGCAGCCGTCCGATCATCGACGCCGTCATGCAGCAGCACGGCGTCGAGGCGGATGTCGTGCAGGAACTCGGGCATTCCGCGACGGTGTTCGGGCTCGTCGAGGCGGGCGTCGGCGTGAGCGTGCTGCCCTGGCTGGCGTT from Caballeronia sp. Lep1P3 harbors:
- a CDS encoding cytochrome c — encoded protein: MMRSPFTRSRLRAVVLALVASGACALSACDSHRENATPNASSPALLARGRYLAQAADCAACHTATGGAPFAGGVRLESQFGTFYGTNITPDTQYGIGKWSADEFHAALHDGKTPHGKLYPAMPYTSYRQMSRADSDAIYAYLMAQKPAAVPNIRADLRFPYNVRFAVRLWDMLFLKDALPDASAGHSADWTRGRYVANALGHCAECHTPRGAFGQLQDAKTFEGGALGRIGAPDITPAALAARGWSAADLQSFFSTGVARQGSAFAEMHPVVTLSTQHLNADDLRGLSTYLLGDAPAAPAPLAVKTGDAAQFVVGRNLYLDSCAGCHGREGEGKPHVAVAMNGNSTLRQTDARNLVVSMLDGIDAQPFPGVENMQRMPAFASTYSDEQLAQLANYLRVTWGGQPGDVTADAVKSLR
- a CDS encoding GNAT family N-acetyltransferase, which produces MLDPTEDLSLYQLRQATMADFAFAESLTHDNMVGYYRRHNLVWRGDLFLSSWRESENFILQADGVPIGVMRVTEEDDSLHIRDVQIAQGYRGRGAGTFLLSTAHRWARARGLAECQLRVFVDNPAARLYLRLGYRPAGPRLAQLGAIRHMVRRV
- a CDS encoding patatin-like phospholipase family protein produces the protein MKSSSPRLSRRAFSLAAASSVLAACTSTGGGNVAPANANSNADTALKTESQRPPRIGLALGGGAARGFAHIGVIKALEARNVRVDLVAGTSAGSVIAALYASGMNGIAINKLALTMDEASISDWAMPFRARGILQGVALQNYLNKTLDNRPIEKMVKPLGIVATDLRSGQPILFQRGNTGVAVRASCSVPSIFEPVRIGDHEYVDGGLVSPVPAAFAHKMGADFVIAVDISARPETALTQSSFDVLMQTFTIMGQSIKAYELDKYANAVIRPNLNAMSSSDFSQRNAAILAGEEAVAKMWPTLQRQLAERGMRV
- a CDS encoding (2Fe-2S)-binding protein, producing the protein MTAIQSAAGVEMRSLSMTINGNKVGPMQVPAGLPMIDFLHEYVGLTGSRLGCGQGVCHACVVIVDRVDGTSEEVRSCINGAHFFDGKTVRTIEGHAKRNEHGEVVELAPVQQKFLEHFSFQCGYCTPGFVNAATVLLERLKREPITKDRIEATIMDALNEHICRCTGYVRYYEAVKDLVLSTPGLVKDAA
- a CDS encoding helix-turn-helix domain-containing protein, producing MATFADSLPHVEQVEHLDIPVEHSPTLEHPIRVRSRPVPYGVRIALHTHPWAQVAYTSRGVLRVATADSTWMVPPSRAIWVPPNVTHEVVIVEDAYLRTLYVDASVVPAGLGACRVVEVSPLLREVIASLDEEPITRERERLLGTLALDEIIRSQPLPLSVPMPNEKRLRALCDAVLADPSHSDLERWSSEAGASTRTIARLFRRELGVSFSQWRQQAVLARAIPLLSQGRPLAQVALELGYQSQSAFSAMFRRAFGESPRAFFARDSSDEPDAGNA
- a CDS encoding LysR family transcriptional regulator, whose amino-acid sequence is MNVTLRQLRVFIEVSRLRSFSRAGDEIGLTQSAVSRCVRELEGEIGIKLIDRTTREVQLTDVGTNLVGTVSRLLADLDEALREVRDLGQQRRGRVIVAASPTIACRLMPRVIASCSRQFPLISLSLRDDVQSDVLRKVKSGEVDFGVVIGPFSADDLHGEPVTTDSFCLVARRDHRLAQERAVPWDALAGERLVMLDYASGSRPIIDAVMQQHGVEADVVQELGHSATVFGLVEAGVGVSVLPWLALPLPADSSLVALPLEPRAERTVELVRRRDRSLSPAAESVWSLIAALPRRAEELD
- a CDS encoding YdcF family protein, with amino-acid sequence MLLIWGFGTGWFARPLLGLAQRGYEQTIPPSFAPRTAIILMGGGTDRRQGTLVPKHDSMTRIAAVALLYRQCRDAGASCRVILSGGDPEHHGQAEADNYAPYVLARGVPSADLTRENTSYNTYENARNVAAILGNAHDSALIVVTSAYHMRRSLRAFEAFGYEPQPYVSNVRSTPMTVIPRFWNFVNSELALHELIGLARFYVWRWLHLY
- a CDS encoding gamma-glutamylcyclotransferase, coding for MQHVFVYGTLRAGEVNDINRAAERHAIASPTFIGTAHVRGWLFDFGKYPGLVLDAAGSLVIGDVYRIEDSLVPVLDEIEEVYPGVEGLFRAHRLHVEVQLDGEAPHVDCLVYPVEASAVEGLPRIEGGDWVAHRFARCA
- the gltX gene encoding glutamate--tRNA ligase; its protein translation is MTQVRTRFAPSPTGFIHLGNIRSALYPWAFARKMKGTFVLRIEDTDVERSSEASVDAILEGMAWLGLDFDEGPFYQMQRMDRYREVVAQMMEKGLAYHCYMSTEDLDALRERQRAAGEKPRYDGTWRPEPGKVLPPVPEGVKPVVRFRNPLAGVVAWDDAVKGRIEISNEELDDLVIARPDGTPTYNFCVVVDDLDMEITHVIRGDDHVNNTPRQINILRALGGEVPVYAHLPTVLNEQGEKMSKRHGAMSVVGYRDAGYLPEAVLNYLARLGWSHGDAEIFSREQFVEWFDLEHLGKSPAQYDHDKLNWLNAHYIKEADNARLAELTKPFLHQAGIDAAAIDGGAPLAQVVALLKDRASTVKEIAENAAMFYREPAIDPQDYAQHVTDAVRPAIAELRATLEGAEWAKEAISAALKATLGAHKLKMPQLAMPVRLLVAGTTHTPSIDAVLMLFGRETVLRRLEKAAA